The Lysobacter capsici genome has a segment encoding these proteins:
- a CDS encoding NADP-dependent malic enzyme has product MSDNDLKTAALDYHRLSPPGKIKVTATKPMVTQRDLALAYSPGVAYACEAIVADPNAASELTARGNLVAVISNGTAVLGLGDIGPLAGKPVMEGKGVLFQKFAGIDVFDIEIDERDPDKLVDIIASLEPTFGGINLEDIKAPECFIVERKLRERMKIPVFHDDQHGTAIIVGSAVLNALEVVGKKIEDVKLATSGAGAAGIACLDMLVALGMKPENILAVDRDGVLYTGRGNMDPDKQRYARDTDKRSLADIIAGADVFLGLSAGGVLKPEMVATMADKPIILALANPYPEILPEDAKAVRPDCIIATGRSDYPNQVNNALCFPYIFRGALDVGATVINEEMKLACVRAIAALARMESSDLGSAYGGDVPTFGSEYLIPRPFDPRLLVMLAPAVAKAAMDSGVATRPIADMDAYEEKLSQYIYRTGLLMKPVYDRARSDRKRVVYAEGEEETVLRAVQTVIDEELAYPILIGRPDVIETRIQRLGLRMREGVDFELTNINDDPRFNEYWQQYHALTERRGVSPAAAKNLLRSRPTLIAALMVERGEADAMISGLVGRFHKKLGYMRSIFDFDPGVSGTSAMTGVINDQGAWFFLDTHVQVDPTAEQIAEATLQATYRLKLFGIEPKVALLSHSNYGSHDNPSAAKMRKVRQIVKQRQPKLEIDGEMQADTAWDDALRQRIFPNATLHGRANLFVLPNLDAANITYNMVRVMTDGVAIGPILMGLDKPAHILTPASTPRRVVNMTAIAAVDAQIRASRESERKGLSELGGV; this is encoded by the coding sequence ATGTCCGATAACGATCTGAAAACCGCCGCGCTCGACTACCACCGCCTCAGCCCGCCGGGCAAGATCAAGGTCACCGCGACCAAGCCGATGGTGACCCAGCGCGACCTGGCCCTGGCCTATTCGCCGGGCGTGGCCTACGCCTGCGAGGCGATCGTCGCCGACCCCAACGCCGCCAGCGAGCTCACCGCGCGCGGCAACCTGGTCGCGGTGATCAGCAACGGCACCGCCGTGCTCGGCCTGGGCGACATCGGCCCGCTGGCCGGCAAGCCGGTCATGGAAGGCAAGGGCGTGCTGTTCCAGAAGTTCGCCGGCATCGACGTGTTCGACATCGAGATCGACGAGCGCGATCCCGACAAGCTGGTCGACATCATCGCGTCCTTGGAGCCGACCTTCGGCGGCATCAACCTCGAGGACATCAAGGCGCCGGAGTGCTTCATCGTCGAGCGCAAGCTGCGCGAGCGGATGAAGATCCCGGTGTTCCACGACGACCAGCACGGCACCGCGATCATCGTCGGCTCGGCCGTGCTCAACGCGCTGGAAGTGGTCGGCAAGAAGATCGAGGACGTCAAGCTGGCCACCAGCGGCGCCGGCGCGGCCGGCATCGCCTGCCTGGACATGCTGGTCGCATTGGGCATGAAGCCGGAGAACATCCTCGCGGTCGATCGCGACGGCGTGCTCTACACCGGCCGCGGCAACATGGACCCGGACAAGCAGCGCTACGCGCGCGACACCGACAAGCGCAGCCTGGCCGACATCATCGCCGGCGCCGACGTGTTCCTCGGCCTGTCCGCCGGCGGCGTGCTCAAGCCGGAAATGGTCGCGACCATGGCCGACAAGCCGATCATCCTGGCGCTGGCCAATCCCTACCCGGAAATCCTGCCCGAAGACGCCAAGGCCGTGCGTCCGGACTGCATCATCGCGACCGGCCGTTCGGACTACCCGAACCAGGTCAACAACGCGCTGTGCTTCCCCTACATTTTCCGCGGCGCGCTGGATGTCGGCGCCACGGTCATCAACGAAGAAATGAAGCTGGCCTGCGTGCGCGCGATCGCGGCGCTGGCGCGGATGGAATCGTCCGACCTCGGCAGCGCCTACGGCGGCGATGTCCCCACGTTCGGTTCCGAATACCTGATCCCGCGTCCGTTCGACCCGCGCCTGCTGGTGATGCTGGCGCCGGCGGTGGCCAAGGCGGCGATGGACTCCGGCGTCGCCACGCGTCCGATCGCCGACATGGACGCGTACGAGGAAAAGCTCAGCCAGTACATCTACCGCACCGGCCTGCTGATGAAGCCGGTGTACGACCGCGCCCGCAGCGACCGCAAGCGCGTGGTCTACGCCGAAGGCGAGGAAGAGACCGTGCTGCGCGCGGTGCAGACGGTGATCGACGAAGAGCTGGCCTATCCGATCCTGATCGGCCGCCCGGACGTGATCGAAACCCGCATCCAGCGCCTGGGCCTGCGCATGCGCGAGGGCGTGGACTTCGAGTTGACCAACATCAACGACGACCCGCGCTTCAACGAATACTGGCAGCAGTACCACGCGCTGACCGAACGCCGCGGCGTGAGCCCGGCGGCGGCGAAGAACCTGCTGCGTTCGCGCCCGACCCTGATCGCGGCGCTGATGGTCGAGCGCGGCGAAGCCGACGCGATGATCTCCGGCTTGGTCGGCCGCTTCCACAAGAAGCTCGGCTACATGCGCAGCATCTTCGACTTCGATCCCGGCGTGTCGGGCACCTCGGCGATGACCGGCGTGATCAACGACCAGGGCGCGTGGTTCTTCCTCGACACCCATGTGCAGGTCGATCCGACCGCCGAGCAGATCGCCGAGGCCACCTTGCAGGCGACCTACCGCCTCAAGCTGTTCGGCATCGAGCCCAAGGTCGCGCTGCTGTCGCACTCCAATTACGGCAGCCACGACAACCCGTCGGCGGCGAAGATGCGCAAGGTCCGGCAGATCGTCAAACAGCGCCAGCCCAAGCTGGAAATCGACGGCGAAATGCAGGCCGACACCGCCTGGGACGACGCGCTGCGCCAGCGCATCTTCCCCAACGCGACCCTGCACGGCCGCGCCAACCTGTTCGTGCTGCCCAACCTCGACGCGGCCAACATCACCTACAACATGGTCCGGGTGATGACCGACGGCGTGGCGATCGGCCCGATCCTGATGGGCCTGGACAAGCCCGCGCACATCCTGACTCCCGCCTCGACCCCGCGCCGCGTCGTCAACATGACCGCGATCGCGGCCGTGGACGCGCAGATCCGCGCCTCGCGCGAATCCGAGCGCAAGGGTCTGTCGGAACTCGGCGGCGTCTGA
- a CDS encoding glycosyltransferase: MNDMGALATLPAAEFSAAASLAPPLPAPPPASTPRVSILLLCYRDAAYIRAAIDSAFAQTVACEIIISNDCSDDGTFELAVEQVAAYRGPHQVSVRRTASNRGVTAHFNEVMALASGDIIVMMAGDDIAYPQRVATILDAFGRAPQAMVLGSDFDGIDTDGSPVRISFRQRPERYEFDYYVRIGRLIGLLGATLAFRRCVFDRFGPLLGPIEDNALSLRGALLGQSLCLRQPLIQYRRHSGSVSGTVFARDEPREVAMRRRYERTVQFYRGTADDLDACLRQIPDLPAKKRRLAEQVLAMYRIEAQAREAILLQPRWRWIGPVMRGLAQRGLRRKSAERALKLLIPRAWFGLR; this comes from the coding sequence ATGAACGATATGGGCGCCCTCGCCACCCTGCCAGCGGCCGAATTTTCGGCCGCTGCTTCGTTGGCGCCGCCATTGCCGGCGCCGCCGCCGGCATCGACACCGCGGGTCAGCATCCTGCTGCTGTGCTATCGCGACGCGGCCTACATCCGCGCCGCGATCGACAGCGCGTTCGCGCAGACCGTGGCGTGCGAAATCATCATCTCCAACGACTGCTCCGACGACGGCACCTTCGAGCTGGCGGTCGAGCAGGTCGCGGCCTACCGCGGCCCGCACCAGGTCAGCGTGCGCCGCACCGCGAGCAACCGCGGCGTCACCGCGCATTTCAACGAAGTCATGGCGCTGGCCAGCGGCGACATCATCGTGATGATGGCCGGCGACGACATCGCCTATCCGCAACGGGTGGCGACCATCCTCGATGCGTTCGGGCGCGCGCCGCAGGCGATGGTGCTGGGCAGCGATTTCGACGGCATCGACACCGACGGCAGCCCGGTCCGGATCAGCTTCCGGCAGCGTCCGGAGCGGTACGAATTCGATTACTACGTGCGCATCGGGCGCCTGATCGGCCTGCTCGGCGCGACCCTCGCGTTTCGTCGCTGCGTCTTTGATCGCTTCGGGCCGTTGCTCGGGCCGATCGAGGACAACGCGCTGAGCCTGCGCGGCGCCTTGCTCGGTCAGTCGCTGTGCCTGCGCCAACCGCTGATCCAGTACCGCCGCCATTCCGGCAGCGTCAGCGGCACCGTGTTCGCGCGCGACGAACCGCGCGAGGTGGCGATGCGCCGCCGTTACGAACGCACCGTGCAGTTCTACCGCGGCACCGCCGACGACCTCGACGCCTGCCTGCGCCAGATCCCCGACCTGCCGGCGAAAAAGCGCCGCCTGGCCGAGCAGGTGCTGGCGATGTACCGGATCGAAGCGCAGGCGCGCGAAGCCATCCTGCTGCAGCCGCGCTGGCGCTGGATCGGCCCGGTGATGCGCGGCCTCGCTCAACGCGGCCTGCGCCGCAAGAGCGCCGAGCGCGCCCTCAAACTGCTGATCCCGCGCGCCTGGTTCGGCCTGCGCTGA